One segment of Methanolinea mesophila DNA contains the following:
- a CDS encoding nitrilase-related carbon-nitrogen hydrolase, whose protein sequence is MPVLHSVQMSPVWEDPKKGLEKAEIFVAKAATNNGMLVAFPEQFATGWDPTSRKNLQARDGQIATTLSRLAKEYGIAVLGSFRERHSPLPRNTAMVFDSGGDEVAAYSKCHPFSPAGEECWYGPGDNISVFTLGGVTFGIAICYDLRFSDIFAAYSRAGVDAVVVPSAWPGSRLEHWELFIRARAVEFQMYVAGVNTTGVTPVDTYLGGTMTANPWGKIISRAGEEETIVASEIDPSLVLEVRSRFPVERDRRPELYLRLHEREKG, encoded by the coding sequence ATGCCGGTGCTCCACTCTGTCCAGATGTCCCCGGTGTGGGAAGATCCAAAAAAGGGGCTGGAAAAGGCGGAAATTTTCGTCGCGAAAGCCGCGACGAACAACGGGATGCTGGTAGCATTCCCCGAACAGTTCGCCACCGGGTGGGACCCCACCTCCCGGAAGAACCTCCAGGCCCGGGACGGTCAGATCGCAACAACACTCTCCCGGTTGGCGAAGGAATATGGCATCGCGGTACTGGGTTCGTTTCGCGAACGACACTCTCCTCTCCCCAGGAATACGGCGATGGTGTTCGATTCCGGAGGGGATGAGGTCGCGGCGTACTCGAAATGCCACCCTTTCTCGCCCGCCGGAGAGGAGTGCTGGTACGGGCCGGGCGACAATATCTCGGTTTTTACCCTGGGAGGCGTGACGTTCGGGATCGCGATCTGCTACGACCTGCGGTTCTCCGATATATTTGCAGCCTATTCGCGGGCGGGAGTCGATGCCGTCGTGGTCCCTTCCGCGTGGCCGGGTTCAAGGCTGGAGCATTGGGAACTGTTCATCCGGGCACGGGCGGTGGAGTTCCAGATGTACGTCGCTGGGGTGAATACCACCGGGGTCACCCCGGTCGACACCTACCTCGGAGGGACCATGACGGCAAACCCCTGGGGGAAGATTATCTCCAGGGCCGGTGAGGAAGAAACAATCGTCGCTTCGGAGATCGACCCCTCGCTGGTCCTGGAAGTACGTTCCCGGTTTCCCGTAGAGAGGGACCGCCGCCCGGAACTCTACCTGCGGCTCCATGAGAGAGAAAAAGGATAA
- a CDS encoding DUF5803 family protein has product MRTPAGDKCRPAIIGLCIAVLLIVIPVQAQVATYTVIGNGTAFQAEIQLEDANGFEFYTTGMLGERVPVTVRDIRLSGPCNPCNYTSTSTSAISFPRGNYTLSYRGDISESHMTGSFATPYKVEVILPPGLDVRNPLLGMISPGGEAVNGTNGTVLVTWDETRTFEMRFYDPQREELLYFFLNFWILIAIVLLLPFAFTWRKSRNKGP; this is encoded by the coding sequence GTGCGAACCCCCGCTGGAGATAAATGCAGACCTGCCATCATTGGTCTCTGCATTGCAGTCCTCCTCATCGTAATCCCGGTACAGGCGCAGGTCGCCACCTACACGGTGATCGGGAACGGGACCGCCTTCCAGGCGGAGATACAGCTCGAGGACGCGAACGGGTTCGAGTTCTACACCACAGGGATGCTCGGGGAACGGGTCCCGGTCACGGTCAGGGATATCCGACTTTCAGGACCGTGCAACCCCTGCAACTACACCTCCACCAGCACGTCCGCCATATCCTTTCCCAGAGGAAATTACACCCTCTCATACCGGGGGGACATCTCCGAGAGCCATATGACGGGCTCCTTTGCAACCCCCTATAAGGTCGAGGTGATCCTCCCACCGGGTCTCGACGTCCGGAACCCGCTGCTCGGCATGATCAGCCCGGGGGGCGAGGCGGTGAACGGGACCAATGGGACCGTCCTTGTGACGTGGGACGAGACCCGGACCTTCGAGATGAGGTTTTACGATCCCCAGAGGGAGGAACTCCTGTATTTTTTCCTCAATTTCTGGATCCTGATCGCCATCGTGCTGCTCCTCCCGTTTGCATTCACCTGGCGGAAAAGCAGAAATAAAGGGCCCTAA
- a CDS encoding thiamine pyrophosphate-dependent enzyme, translating into MAGSGCDLFEFGHRACGGCGAALAARLILDAAGKDTIVCSSTGCMEVFSTPYPETAWKVPWIHSLFENNSAVASGVEASLKKQGRKEKVIALGGDGATFDIGVLCISGAFERGHDITYICYDNEAYMNTGIQRSGATPYDASTTTSPAGKCSLGNKRQKKDLPAILAAHGAPYVATASIAYPADVKKKIQKALETKGPCYVQIHAPCCTGWGFEGEKTMAIGKLAVETGLWVNYEMEEGKVTRAKKVVRKPVEEYLKEQKRFRHLFKPKRNDEEIGKIQAIADRNAERYGIDLKIKKD; encoded by the coding sequence ATGGCGGGCTCGGGTTGTGACCTCTTCGAGTTCGGCCACCGGGCCTGCGGGGGCTGCGGTGCGGCGCTCGCCGCCCGGCTGATACTCGATGCGGCAGGGAAGGACACTATCGTCTGCTCGTCCACCGGGTGCATGGAGGTGTTCTCCACTCCTTATCCGGAAACGGCGTGGAAGGTCCCCTGGATCCATTCGCTCTTCGAGAACAACTCCGCGGTGGCTTCGGGGGTCGAGGCATCGTTAAAGAAGCAGGGGAGGAAGGAGAAGGTGATCGCACTGGGAGGCGACGGTGCGACATTCGATATCGGGGTCCTCTGCATCAGCGGGGCGTTTGAGCGGGGTCATGATATCACCTACATCTGCTATGACAACGAGGCCTACATGAACACCGGGATCCAGCGGTCCGGAGCCACGCCGTACGACGCGAGCACCACCACGAGTCCTGCGGGGAAATGTTCCCTCGGTAACAAACGGCAGAAAAAGGACCTGCCGGCGATCCTCGCGGCCCACGGGGCTCCGTACGTGGCGACTGCGTCCATCGCTTATCCCGCGGACGTGAAAAAGAAGATCCAGAAAGCTCTGGAGACGAAAGGTCCCTGTTACGTGCAGATCCATGCCCCCTGCTGCACCGGGTGGGGCTTTGAGGGGGAGAAGACCATGGCCATCGGGAAGCTCGCGGTCGAGACCGGACTCTGGGTCAACTATGAGATGGAAGAGGGGAAGGTCACCCGGGCGAAGAAAGTGGTCCGAAAACCGGTCGAAGAGTATCTCAAAGAACAGAAGCGGTTCCGCCACCTGTTCAAACCAAAAAGAAACGATGAAGAGATCGGGAAGATCCAGGCAATCGCGGACCGGAACGCAGAACGTTACGGCATCGACCTGAAGATTAAGAAAGACTGA
- the thrC gene encoding threonine synthase, giving the protein MYRLVCVKCGARYPPDAILYNCSACGHLLAVEYDLDKVSVDRAVWDSRPLSVWRYRELLPVNIPPVTLQEGGTPLYHLKRIGEELGLPHLYAKHEGMNPTGSFKDRGMTVGVSMAIQLGKTTVACASTGNTSASLAAYAARAGIPAVVLLPAGKVALGKVAQALMHGARVISIRGNFDQALEMVHELCLTHGLYLLNSVNPFRLEGQKTIGFEAIDQLGAVPDRIVLPVGNAGNISAVHKGLKELLALGLIDRLPMMTGIQAAGSAPIYRAICEDLPEVVPELHPETVATAIRIGAPVNAEKALTAIRETGGTAGVVSDEEILAMQKALARREGIGVEPASAASVAGVKKLLECGAIDRDEYIVCVVTGHLLKDPETVIRQCEPPLEINADLPSLVSALQSSSS; this is encoded by the coding sequence ATGTACCGCCTCGTGTGTGTGAAGTGCGGCGCCAGGTACCCTCCGGACGCGATCCTCTATAACTGCAGTGCGTGCGGCCATCTGCTCGCGGTAGAGTACGATCTCGACAAGGTATCGGTGGACAGGGCGGTATGGGATTCCCGCCCCCTCTCGGTATGGCGTTATCGTGAACTGCTCCCGGTGAACATCCCCCCGGTCACCCTCCAGGAAGGCGGCACCCCGCTCTACCACTTGAAAAGGATCGGGGAGGAGCTGGGTCTTCCCCACCTCTATGCCAAGCACGAGGGAATGAACCCCACCGGATCGTTCAAGGACCGGGGAATGACCGTAGGAGTGAGCATGGCCATCCAGCTTGGAAAGACCACCGTTGCCTGCGCAAGTACTGGGAATACCTCGGCAAGCCTGGCGGCTTACGCCGCACGGGCGGGGATCCCCGCGGTGGTGCTCCTCCCGGCGGGTAAGGTCGCCCTCGGAAAAGTGGCACAGGCCCTGATGCACGGGGCCCGGGTGATCTCGATCCGGGGTAACTTTGACCAGGCCCTGGAGATGGTTCACGAGCTCTGCCTGACCCATGGGCTCTACCTGCTCAACTCGGTGAACCCGTTCAGGCTCGAGGGCCAGAAGACCATAGGATTCGAAGCGATCGACCAGCTGGGCGCGGTGCCCGACAGGATCGTCCTCCCCGTGGGCAATGCCGGCAATATCTCGGCAGTGCATAAGGGATTAAAGGAGCTTCTGGCTCTCGGGCTTATCGACAGGCTGCCGATGATGACCGGGATCCAGGCGGCGGGTTCCGCCCCGATCTACAGGGCGATCTGCGAGGATCTCCCCGAGGTGGTCCCTGAGCTGCATCCCGAGACCGTGGCCACCGCGATCCGCATCGGCGCCCCGGTAAACGCCGAGAAGGCACTCACTGCCATCCGGGAGACCGGTGGCACCGCCGGTGTGGTGAGCGACGAGGAGATCCTCGCCATGCAGAAGGCACTTGCGAGGAGAGAAGGGATCGGGGTCGAGCCCGCGTCCGCAGCATCGGTCGCAGGAGTGAAGAAACTCCTGGAATGCGGCGCTATCGATCGGGACGAATATATTGTGTGCGTGGTGACCGGACACCTGCTGAAAGATCCGGAGACGGTGATACGACAGTGCGAACCCCCGCTGGAGATAAATGCAGACCTGCCATCATTGGTCTCTGCATTGCAGTCCTCCTCATCGTAA
- a CDS encoding response regulator gives MKGHDESRCQGRILVMDDEPGIREILRDILIHLGYQVETAADGESACRQYSEAFCRDERFDAVIIDLTINGGMGGEEALQELQKIDPSVKAIVSSGHSGNPVMADPRSYGFSGVMPKPYRIKDMGQLLDEILSHR, from the coding sequence ATGAAAGGGCACGACGAATCCCGTTGCCAGGGCCGGATCCTGGTGATGGATGACGAACCGGGTATCCGGGAGATCCTCAGGGATATTCTCATCCACCTCGGGTACCAGGTCGAGACGGCGGCAGACGGGGAGTCGGCATGCAGGCAGTACTCCGAGGCATTTTGCCGGGACGAGAGGTTCGATGCGGTGATCATCGATCTTACCATTAACGGGGGTATGGGCGGGGAGGAGGCTCTGCAGGAGCTGCAGAAGATCGACCCTTCGGTGAAGGCGATCGTCTCCAGCGGACACTCCGGAAACCCCGTGATGGCCGACCCCCGCTCTTACGGCTTTTCGGGAGTGATGCCGAAACCCTACAGAATAAAGGATATGGGCCAGCTGCTCGACGAGATCCTTTCTCACCGTTAG
- a CDS encoding MarC family protein: protein MAGDLVTFTLLAFSSVIIIVNPLAATLIFVSLTAGADNPTRMKVAKESCRYALILLLVFALLGGIILQLFGITLDAFRIAGGILLFGIGMEMVYAKISRTKLTATEKYESTDAEDISVMPLATPMIAGPGAITTTIVLMNEAVGDYVQAIAILAAVVVAILITYLMMIRSDAIMKRVGQREFRVINRIMGMLLIAIAVQFVVTGIKATFPLLAGG, encoded by the coding sequence ATGGCAGGGGACCTGGTCACCTTTACGCTGCTCGCGTTTTCTTCGGTGATCATAATCGTGAACCCGCTCGCGGCCACGCTCATTTTCGTCTCCCTGACCGCCGGGGCGGACAACCCGACCCGGATGAAAGTCGCAAAGGAGTCGTGTCGTTATGCCCTCATCCTCCTGCTCGTATTTGCCTTATTAGGCGGGATAATCCTGCAGCTCTTCGGGATCACCCTCGATGCATTCCGAATCGCCGGAGGTATCCTCCTCTTCGGGATCGGTATGGAGATGGTCTACGCAAAGATCTCGCGGACCAAGCTGACCGCCACCGAGAAATATGAGAGTACCGATGCGGAGGACATCTCGGTGATGCCGCTCGCCACCCCGATGATCGCCGGGCCCGGAGCGATCACCACCACCATAGTGCTGATGAACGAAGCGGTGGGAGATTACGTCCAGGCGATCGCTATCCTTGCAGCGGTGGTGGTTGCCATTCTCATCACGTACCTGATGATGATCCGGTCCGACGCGATCATGAAGAGAGTGGGGCAGCGTGAGTTCCGGGTGATCAACCGGATCATGGGTATGCTGCTCATCGCGATCGCGGTGCAGTTCGTGGTCACCGGGATCAAGGCGACGTTTCCCCTTCTGGCGGGAGGATAA